The proteins below are encoded in one region of Drosophila santomea strain STO CAGO 1482 chromosome 3R, Prin_Dsan_1.1, whole genome shotgun sequence:
- the LOC120452754 gene encoding BTB/POZ domain-containing protein 6 isoform X2 — translation MIEAFANHFSSHLGRHLFYWAIESSSATSGNYGLNLRLSELINKFHGPLERGVQVLDHLLTLEEDDFAGHWGSAYAHNYEPEYAARVPENEELPPPEHMETLNNGNGLLHSPPHNHQQQQQQQQRGGGGASPAGGAGGASAGADHNIQITQPISAPSSPLASPGALNSSSSSGGGGAGSGGGISGSPTAFCLPSSSAAAAVAAISATPTSGSGSYVCSAGTNWHFAAVAASNAIDTADPNWQASKATVLERNAAMFNNELMSDVKFIVGGEFDIDPIQTIPAHKYILATGSSVFYAMFYGGLAENKQEIKVPDVEPTAFLTLLRYLYCDEIKLEPEHILATLYAAKKYIVPHLARACVNYLEVKLTAKNACLLLSQSRLFEEPELMQRCWEVIDAQAEMAVKSEDFVDIDLKTFESILSRETLNCKEIHLFEAALNWAMNACEKMSIDDTPQNKRRLLGQALHLIRIPTMSLEEFANGVAQTGILSSQETIDMFLHFTAKMKPSLGFPTRSRAGLKTQVCHRFQSCAYRSNQWRYRGRCDSIQFSVDRRIFIVGFGLYGSSTGAANYNVKIELKRLGRTLAENDTKFFSDGSSNTFHVFFENPIQIEPECYYTASVILDGNELSFFGQEGMSEVLMGNVTFQFQCSSESTNGTGVQGGQIPELIFYGPTTVTAMSSPTNSLCPTPIGGGSSNAGATSTAAVGTVVPNGSNGSGNNANSSGEDGDGST, via the exons ATGATCGAGGCCTTTGCGAATCATTTTAGCAGCCACCTGGGACGCCACCTCTTCTACTGGGCCATCGAATCGAGCAGCGCCACTTCGGGAAACTACGGCCTCAACCTGCGGCTCTCCGAGCTGATCAACAAGTTCCACGGCCCCCTCGAGCGGGGAGTGCAAGTGCTGGACCACCTGCTCACCCTCGAGGAGGACGACTTCGCCGGCCACTGGGGCAGCGCCTACGCGCACAACTATGAGCCGGAGTACGCCGCTCGAGTGCCGGAGAACGAGGAGCTGCCACCACCAGAACACA TGGAAACCCTGAACAATGGCAACGGGCTGCTCCACTCGCCGCCCCAcaatcaccagcagcagcagcagcaacaacagcgaggcggaggaggagcatCGCCAGCTGGAGGCGCAGGAGGTGCCTCTGCCGGTGCGGATCACAATATCCAGATAACGCAGCCCATCAGTGCTCCATCTTCACCGCTGGCCTCCCCGGGCGCCCTCAatagcagtagcagcagcggTGGAGGTGGCGCAGGAAGTGGCGGAGGAATCTCCGGCAGTCCCACAGCCTTTTGTCTGCCCTCCAGTTCCGCAGCGGCGGCTGTGGCTGCTATCTCGGCTACGCCCACCAGCGGGAGTGGATCGTATGTGTGCTCCGCCGGAACCAACTGGCATTTCGCAGCTGTGGCAGCATCCAATGCCATCGATACGGCTGATCCCAACTGGCAGGCCAGCAAGGCGACGGTCCTCGAGAGGAATGCAGCCATGTTCAACAACGAGCTGATGTCCGATGTCAAGTTCATTGTGGGCGGAGAGTTCG ACATCGATCCCATTCAGACCATTCCCGCCCACAAATATATTCTCGCCACGGGCAGTTCCGTATTCTATGCTATGTTCTATGGAGGACTGGCGGAGAACAAGCAGGAAATCAAAGTGCCTGACGTGGAACCCACTGCCTTCCTAACGTTGCTAAG GTACCTTTATTGTGATGAAATCAAATTGGAACCTGAACACATTCTGGCCACGCTATATGCGGCCAAGAAGTACATCGTCCCGCACTTAGCCAGAGCATGCGTCAACTACCTTGAGGTGAAGTTGACGGCAAAAAACGCCTGCCTACTTCTCAGTCAATCGCGTCTGTTCGAGGAGCCCGAGCTGATGCAACGTTGCTGGGAAGTGATCGACGCCCAGGCCGAGATGGCGGTTAAGTCCGAGGACTTTGTGGACATTGATCTCAAGACCTTTGAGTCGATTCTCTCGCGAGAGACACTCAACTGCAAGGAGATCCACTTGTTCGAGGCGGCCCTTAACTGGGCCATGAACGCCTGCGAGAAGATGAGCATTGACGACACGCCACAGAACAAACGCAGGCTGCTGGGACAAGCGCTGCACCTCATCCGCATTCCCACAATGTCGCTGGAGGAGTTCGCCAACGGTGTGGCCCAGACAGGCATTCTTTCGTCGCAGGAGACTATCGACATGTTCCTGCACTTCACCGCCAAGATGAAGCCCTCTCTGGGCTTTCCCACACGCTCCAGGGCGGGATTAAAGACTCAGGTCTGCCACCGCTTCCAGTCGTGCGCTTATCGCTCAAACCAGTGGCGCTACCGCGGACGCTGTGATTCAATTCAGTTCTCGGTGGATCGAAG AATTTTCATTGTGGGTTTTGGACTGTACGGCTCGTCGACTGGCGCTGCCAACTATAACGTAAAGATCGAACTTAAACGCCTGGGCCGCACCCTTGCAGAGAACGACACAAAGTTCTTCTCGGACGGATCAAGCAACACGTTCCACGTGTTCTTCGAGAACCCCATCCAGATCGAGCCAGAGTGCTATTACACCGCCTCCGTAATCCTAGATGGAAACGAGCTTAGCTTCTTTGGCCAGGAGGGCATGTCCGAGGTGCTAATGGGCAATGTAACTTTCCAGTTTCAATGCTCGTCCGAGAGCACCAACGGCACTGGAGTTCAGGGTGGCCAAATCCCAGAGTTAATCTTCTACGGACCCACCACAGTGACCGCAATGAGCTCGCCCACTAATTCACTGTGTCCCACGCCAATTGGTGGTGGTTCCTCTAATGCAGGAGCGACTTCAACTGCAGCAGTGGGAACAGTGGTTCCAAATGGCAGCAATGGATCTGGCAATAACGCCAACAGTTCTGGGGAGGATGGCGACGGAAGCACCTGA
- the LOC120452754 gene encoding BTB/POZ domain-containing protein 6 isoform X1, translating into MCKGHFNSCQPSAICTTNPNKLQNQKQNSHLGRHLFYWAIESSSATSGNYGLNLRLSELINKFHGPLERGVQVLDHLLTLEEDDFAGHWGSAYAHNYEPEYAARVPENEELPPPEHMETLNNGNGLLHSPPHNHQQQQQQQQRGGGGASPAGGAGGASAGADHNIQITQPISAPSSPLASPGALNSSSSSGGGGAGSGGGISGSPTAFCLPSSSAAAAVAAISATPTSGSGSYVCSAGTNWHFAAVAASNAIDTADPNWQASKATVLERNAAMFNNELMSDVKFIVGGEFDIDPIQTIPAHKYILATGSSVFYAMFYGGLAENKQEIKVPDVEPTAFLTLLRYLYCDEIKLEPEHILATLYAAKKYIVPHLARACVNYLEVKLTAKNACLLLSQSRLFEEPELMQRCWEVIDAQAEMAVKSEDFVDIDLKTFESILSRETLNCKEIHLFEAALNWAMNACEKMSIDDTPQNKRRLLGQALHLIRIPTMSLEEFANGVAQTGILSSQETIDMFLHFTAKMKPSLGFPTRSRAGLKTQVCHRFQSCAYRSNQWRYRGRCDSIQFSVDRRIFIVGFGLYGSSTGAANYNVKIELKRLGRTLAENDTKFFSDGSSNTFHVFFENPIQIEPECYYTASVILDGNELSFFGQEGMSEVLMGNVTFQFQCSSESTNGTGVQGGQIPELIFYGPTTVTAMSSPTNSLCPTPIGGGSSNAGATSTAAVGTVVPNGSNGSGNNANSSGEDGDGST; encoded by the exons ATGTGTAAGGGCCATTTCAACAGTTGTCAGCCATCAGCCATCTGCACAACGAATCccaacaaattacaaaa CCAGAAGCAGAA CAGCCACCTGGGACGCCACCTCTTCTACTGGGCCATCGAATCGAGCAGCGCCACTTCGGGAAACTACGGCCTCAACCTGCGGCTCTCCGAGCTGATCAACAAGTTCCACGGCCCCCTCGAGCGGGGAGTGCAAGTGCTGGACCACCTGCTCACCCTCGAGGAGGACGACTTCGCCGGCCACTGGGGCAGCGCCTACGCGCACAACTATGAGCCGGAGTACGCCGCTCGAGTGCCGGAGAACGAGGAGCTGCCACCACCAGAACACA TGGAAACCCTGAACAATGGCAACGGGCTGCTCCACTCGCCGCCCCAcaatcaccagcagcagcagcagcaacaacagcgaggcggaggaggagcatCGCCAGCTGGAGGCGCAGGAGGTGCCTCTGCCGGTGCGGATCACAATATCCAGATAACGCAGCCCATCAGTGCTCCATCTTCACCGCTGGCCTCCCCGGGCGCCCTCAatagcagtagcagcagcggTGGAGGTGGCGCAGGAAGTGGCGGAGGAATCTCCGGCAGTCCCACAGCCTTTTGTCTGCCCTCCAGTTCCGCAGCGGCGGCTGTGGCTGCTATCTCGGCTACGCCCACCAGCGGGAGTGGATCGTATGTGTGCTCCGCCGGAACCAACTGGCATTTCGCAGCTGTGGCAGCATCCAATGCCATCGATACGGCTGATCCCAACTGGCAGGCCAGCAAGGCGACGGTCCTCGAGAGGAATGCAGCCATGTTCAACAACGAGCTGATGTCCGATGTCAAGTTCATTGTGGGCGGAGAGTTCG ACATCGATCCCATTCAGACCATTCCCGCCCACAAATATATTCTCGCCACGGGCAGTTCCGTATTCTATGCTATGTTCTATGGAGGACTGGCGGAGAACAAGCAGGAAATCAAAGTGCCTGACGTGGAACCCACTGCCTTCCTAACGTTGCTAAG GTACCTTTATTGTGATGAAATCAAATTGGAACCTGAACACATTCTGGCCACGCTATATGCGGCCAAGAAGTACATCGTCCCGCACTTAGCCAGAGCATGCGTCAACTACCTTGAGGTGAAGTTGACGGCAAAAAACGCCTGCCTACTTCTCAGTCAATCGCGTCTGTTCGAGGAGCCCGAGCTGATGCAACGTTGCTGGGAAGTGATCGACGCCCAGGCCGAGATGGCGGTTAAGTCCGAGGACTTTGTGGACATTGATCTCAAGACCTTTGAGTCGATTCTCTCGCGAGAGACACTCAACTGCAAGGAGATCCACTTGTTCGAGGCGGCCCTTAACTGGGCCATGAACGCCTGCGAGAAGATGAGCATTGACGACACGCCACAGAACAAACGCAGGCTGCTGGGACAAGCGCTGCACCTCATCCGCATTCCCACAATGTCGCTGGAGGAGTTCGCCAACGGTGTGGCCCAGACAGGCATTCTTTCGTCGCAGGAGACTATCGACATGTTCCTGCACTTCACCGCCAAGATGAAGCCCTCTCTGGGCTTTCCCACACGCTCCAGGGCGGGATTAAAGACTCAGGTCTGCCACCGCTTCCAGTCGTGCGCTTATCGCTCAAACCAGTGGCGCTACCGCGGACGCTGTGATTCAATTCAGTTCTCGGTGGATCGAAG AATTTTCATTGTGGGTTTTGGACTGTACGGCTCGTCGACTGGCGCTGCCAACTATAACGTAAAGATCGAACTTAAACGCCTGGGCCGCACCCTTGCAGAGAACGACACAAAGTTCTTCTCGGACGGATCAAGCAACACGTTCCACGTGTTCTTCGAGAACCCCATCCAGATCGAGCCAGAGTGCTATTACACCGCCTCCGTAATCCTAGATGGAAACGAGCTTAGCTTCTTTGGCCAGGAGGGCATGTCCGAGGTGCTAATGGGCAATGTAACTTTCCAGTTTCAATGCTCGTCCGAGAGCACCAACGGCACTGGAGTTCAGGGTGGCCAAATCCCAGAGTTAATCTTCTACGGACCCACCACAGTGACCGCAATGAGCTCGCCCACTAATTCACTGTGTCCCACGCCAATTGGTGGTGGTTCCTCTAATGCAGGAGCGACTTCAACTGCAGCAGTGGGAACAGTGGTTCCAAATGGCAGCAATGGATCTGGCAATAACGCCAACAGTTCTGGGGAGGATGGCGACGGAAGCACCTGA
- the LOC120452758 gene encoding uncharacterized protein LOC120452758 isoform X2 translates to MQSCHSLLLALILALLSLSPSSGYSQSRDERIIREYNREQELNHAKIARDLVHRANWAAVGSLSTNERVKGYPMVNIISIDDSDANNRSTGRIRFLLTDLDFTGPDWQADNKVTLMFSDEQTLRCKDGGKDPMEPTCARSMISGQVKKPTISTFANWKSAISLFWTSMEVLTK, encoded by the exons ATGCAATCCTGCCATTCCCTACTATTGGCCCTCATTTTGGCCCTCCTGAGCTTGAGCCCCTCATCTGGTTACTCCCAAAGCAGAGATGAACGTATTATTAGAGAATATAATCGAGAACAGGAGCTAAATCACGCCAAGATCGCCAGGGATTTGGTCCATCGCGCCAATTGGGCGGCTGTGGGAAGTCTCTCCACCAACGAACGGGTGAAGGGGTATCCCATGGTCAACATTATCTCCATAGATGACAGCGATGCTAACAACAGGTCCACTGGACGGATTCGATTCCTGCTAACCGATTTGGACTTCACTGGTCCCGACTGGCAGGCGGACAACAAGGTCACACTCATGTTCAGTGATGAGCAGACCCTCAGGTGCAAGGATGGCGGAAAGGATCCCATGGAGCCTACATGTGCCCGCTCCATGATCAGTGGACAGGTCAAGAAG CCCACAATTTCTACCTTTGCGAACTGGAAATCAGCAATATCTTTGTTCTGGACTTCTATGGAGGTCCTCACAAAGTAA
- the LOC120452757 gene encoding protein phosphatase 1 regulatory subunit 7: MGDADRAMNEPEAAKTVAGIQVIPAEDVASIEEVITIDPDCYELDLNHRRIEKLENFEPLTRIERLFLRWNLIKKIENLSSLKTLVELELYDNQITKIENLDDLTELEVLDISFNRLTKIENLDKLVKLQKVYFVSNRITQIENLGMLTNLTMLELGDNKLKKIENIEMLVNLRQLFLGKNKIAKIENLDTLVNLEILSLQANRIVKIENLEKLANLRELYVSENGVETIENLSENTKLETLDLAKNRLKGIANLEKLEHLEELWLNHNGVDDWKNIELLKVNKALQTIYLEYNPLAKDVRYRSKLRDILPQLQKIDATLCKVPGS, from the coding sequence ATGGGCGATGCTGACCGTGCGATGAACGAACCGGAAGCCGCCAAAACGGTGGCCGGAATCCAGGTGATTCCCGCCGAGGATGTGGCCTCCATTGAGGAGGTAATCACCATCGATCCGGACTGCTATGAGCTCGATCTGAATCATCGCCGGATCGAGAAGCTGGAGAACTTCGAGCCGCTCACGCGAATTGAACGTCTTTTCCTGCGCTGGAATCTGATCAAGAAGATCGAGAACTTGTCCTCCCTGAAAACACTGGTTGAGCTGGAGCTGTACGACAACCAGATCACCAAGATTGAGAATTTGGACGACTTAACCGAACTGGAGGTGCTGGACATCAGCTTCAATCGTCTTACGAAGATAGAGAACCTGGACAAGTTGGTCAAGCTGCAGAAGGTCTACTTCGTGTCGAATCGGATAACCCAAATCGAGAACCTAGGGATGCTCACCAATCTTACCATGCTGGAGCTCGGGGACAACAAACTGAAGAAGATCGAGAACATCGAAATGCTGGTGAACCTACGACAGCTCTTCCTGGGCAAAAACAAGATAGCAAAGATCGAGAACTTGGACACACTGGTCAACTTGGAGATCCTCAGTCTGCAGGCTAACCGCATTGTAAAAATCGAGAACCTAGAAAAGCTTGCCAACCTGCGTGAGCTCTACGTTTCGGAAAACGGAGTGGAAACCATTGAAAATCTCTCTGAGAACACCAAATTGGAGACCCTCGACTTGGCCAAGAACCGGTTGAAGGGCATTGCCAATCTTGAGAAGCTGGAACACCTCGAGGAGCTATGGCTGAACCACAACGGAGTCGATGACTGGAAGAACATCGAGTTGCTGAAGGTGAACAAGGCACTGCAGACGATCTACCTGGAGTACAATCCTCTGGCCAAGGACGTGCGCTACCGCTCCAAGCTGCGCGACATCCTGCCGCAACTGCAGAAGATTGATGCCACCCTGTGCAAGGTGCCCGGTTCCTAG
- the LOC120452754 gene encoding BTB/POZ domain-containing protein 6 isoform X3, protein MASSSNNSTANNHGGHNPLNRLSLKSAGKRNQESMSHSQPNGGWINVETLNNGNGLLHSPPHNHQQQQQQQQRGGGGASPAGGAGGASAGADHNIQITQPISAPSSPLASPGALNSSSSSGGGGAGSGGGISGSPTAFCLPSSSAAAAVAAISATPTSGSGSYVCSAGTNWHFAAVAASNAIDTADPNWQASKATVLERNAAMFNNELMSDVKFIVGGEFDIDPIQTIPAHKYILATGSSVFYAMFYGGLAENKQEIKVPDVEPTAFLTLLRYLYCDEIKLEPEHILATLYAAKKYIVPHLARACVNYLEVKLTAKNACLLLSQSRLFEEPELMQRCWEVIDAQAEMAVKSEDFVDIDLKTFESILSRETLNCKEIHLFEAALNWAMNACEKMSIDDTPQNKRRLLGQALHLIRIPTMSLEEFANGVAQTGILSSQETIDMFLHFTAKMKPSLGFPTRSRAGLKTQVCHRFQSCAYRSNQWRYRGRCDSIQFSVDRRIFIVGFGLYGSSTGAANYNVKIELKRLGRTLAENDTKFFSDGSSNTFHVFFENPIQIEPECYYTASVILDGNELSFFGQEGMSEVLMGNVTFQFQCSSESTNGTGVQGGQIPELIFYGPTTVTAMSSPTNSLCPTPIGGGSSNAGATSTAAVGTVVPNGSNGSGNNANSSGEDGDGST, encoded by the exons atggccagcagcagcaacaattccACGGCCAACAATCACGGAGGCCACAATCCGCTGAACCGACTGTCCCTGAAGTCCGCCGGAAAGCGCAACCAGGAGAGCATGTCGCACTCCCAGCCGAACGGCGGATGGATAAATG TGGAAACCCTGAACAATGGCAACGGGCTGCTCCACTCGCCGCCCCAcaatcaccagcagcagcagcagcaacaacagcgaggcggaggaggagcatCGCCAGCTGGAGGCGCAGGAGGTGCCTCTGCCGGTGCGGATCACAATATCCAGATAACGCAGCCCATCAGTGCTCCATCTTCACCGCTGGCCTCCCCGGGCGCCCTCAatagcagtagcagcagcggTGGAGGTGGCGCAGGAAGTGGCGGAGGAATCTCCGGCAGTCCCACAGCCTTTTGTCTGCCCTCCAGTTCCGCAGCGGCGGCTGTGGCTGCTATCTCGGCTACGCCCACCAGCGGGAGTGGATCGTATGTGTGCTCCGCCGGAACCAACTGGCATTTCGCAGCTGTGGCAGCATCCAATGCCATCGATACGGCTGATCCCAACTGGCAGGCCAGCAAGGCGACGGTCCTCGAGAGGAATGCAGCCATGTTCAACAACGAGCTGATGTCCGATGTCAAGTTCATTGTGGGCGGAGAGTTCG ACATCGATCCCATTCAGACCATTCCCGCCCACAAATATATTCTCGCCACGGGCAGTTCCGTATTCTATGCTATGTTCTATGGAGGACTGGCGGAGAACAAGCAGGAAATCAAAGTGCCTGACGTGGAACCCACTGCCTTCCTAACGTTGCTAAG GTACCTTTATTGTGATGAAATCAAATTGGAACCTGAACACATTCTGGCCACGCTATATGCGGCCAAGAAGTACATCGTCCCGCACTTAGCCAGAGCATGCGTCAACTACCTTGAGGTGAAGTTGACGGCAAAAAACGCCTGCCTACTTCTCAGTCAATCGCGTCTGTTCGAGGAGCCCGAGCTGATGCAACGTTGCTGGGAAGTGATCGACGCCCAGGCCGAGATGGCGGTTAAGTCCGAGGACTTTGTGGACATTGATCTCAAGACCTTTGAGTCGATTCTCTCGCGAGAGACACTCAACTGCAAGGAGATCCACTTGTTCGAGGCGGCCCTTAACTGGGCCATGAACGCCTGCGAGAAGATGAGCATTGACGACACGCCACAGAACAAACGCAGGCTGCTGGGACAAGCGCTGCACCTCATCCGCATTCCCACAATGTCGCTGGAGGAGTTCGCCAACGGTGTGGCCCAGACAGGCATTCTTTCGTCGCAGGAGACTATCGACATGTTCCTGCACTTCACCGCCAAGATGAAGCCCTCTCTGGGCTTTCCCACACGCTCCAGGGCGGGATTAAAGACTCAGGTCTGCCACCGCTTCCAGTCGTGCGCTTATCGCTCAAACCAGTGGCGCTACCGCGGACGCTGTGATTCAATTCAGTTCTCGGTGGATCGAAG AATTTTCATTGTGGGTTTTGGACTGTACGGCTCGTCGACTGGCGCTGCCAACTATAACGTAAAGATCGAACTTAAACGCCTGGGCCGCACCCTTGCAGAGAACGACACAAAGTTCTTCTCGGACGGATCAAGCAACACGTTCCACGTGTTCTTCGAGAACCCCATCCAGATCGAGCCAGAGTGCTATTACACCGCCTCCGTAATCCTAGATGGAAACGAGCTTAGCTTCTTTGGCCAGGAGGGCATGTCCGAGGTGCTAATGGGCAATGTAACTTTCCAGTTTCAATGCTCGTCCGAGAGCACCAACGGCACTGGAGTTCAGGGTGGCCAAATCCCAGAGTTAATCTTCTACGGACCCACCACAGTGACCGCAATGAGCTCGCCCACTAATTCACTGTGTCCCACGCCAATTGGTGGTGGTTCCTCTAATGCAGGAGCGACTTCAACTGCAGCAGTGGGAACAGTGGTTCCAAATGGCAGCAATGGATCTGGCAATAACGCCAACAGTTCTGGGGAGGATGGCGACGGAAGCACCTGA
- the LOC120452754 gene encoding BTB/POZ domain-containing protein 6 isoform X4 translates to MWPRVLLILSELVETLNNGNGLLHSPPHNHQQQQQQQQRGGGGASPAGGAGGASAGADHNIQITQPISAPSSPLASPGALNSSSSSGGGGAGSGGGISGSPTAFCLPSSSAAAAVAAISATPTSGSGSYVCSAGTNWHFAAVAASNAIDTADPNWQASKATVLERNAAMFNNELMSDVKFIVGGEFDIDPIQTIPAHKYILATGSSVFYAMFYGGLAENKQEIKVPDVEPTAFLTLLRYLYCDEIKLEPEHILATLYAAKKYIVPHLARACVNYLEVKLTAKNACLLLSQSRLFEEPELMQRCWEVIDAQAEMAVKSEDFVDIDLKTFESILSRETLNCKEIHLFEAALNWAMNACEKMSIDDTPQNKRRLLGQALHLIRIPTMSLEEFANGVAQTGILSSQETIDMFLHFTAKMKPSLGFPTRSRAGLKTQVCHRFQSCAYRSNQWRYRGRCDSIQFSVDRRIFIVGFGLYGSSTGAANYNVKIELKRLGRTLAENDTKFFSDGSSNTFHVFFENPIQIEPECYYTASVILDGNELSFFGQEGMSEVLMGNVTFQFQCSSESTNGTGVQGGQIPELIFYGPTTVTAMSSPTNSLCPTPIGGGSSNAGATSTAAVGTVVPNGSNGSGNNANSSGEDGDGST, encoded by the exons ATGTGGCCACGCGTGCTGCTGATTCTGAGCGAACTGG TGGAAACCCTGAACAATGGCAACGGGCTGCTCCACTCGCCGCCCCAcaatcaccagcagcagcagcagcaacaacagcgaggcggaggaggagcatCGCCAGCTGGAGGCGCAGGAGGTGCCTCTGCCGGTGCGGATCACAATATCCAGATAACGCAGCCCATCAGTGCTCCATCTTCACCGCTGGCCTCCCCGGGCGCCCTCAatagcagtagcagcagcggTGGAGGTGGCGCAGGAAGTGGCGGAGGAATCTCCGGCAGTCCCACAGCCTTTTGTCTGCCCTCCAGTTCCGCAGCGGCGGCTGTGGCTGCTATCTCGGCTACGCCCACCAGCGGGAGTGGATCGTATGTGTGCTCCGCCGGAACCAACTGGCATTTCGCAGCTGTGGCAGCATCCAATGCCATCGATACGGCTGATCCCAACTGGCAGGCCAGCAAGGCGACGGTCCTCGAGAGGAATGCAGCCATGTTCAACAACGAGCTGATGTCCGATGTCAAGTTCATTGTGGGCGGAGAGTTCG ACATCGATCCCATTCAGACCATTCCCGCCCACAAATATATTCTCGCCACGGGCAGTTCCGTATTCTATGCTATGTTCTATGGAGGACTGGCGGAGAACAAGCAGGAAATCAAAGTGCCTGACGTGGAACCCACTGCCTTCCTAACGTTGCTAAG GTACCTTTATTGTGATGAAATCAAATTGGAACCTGAACACATTCTGGCCACGCTATATGCGGCCAAGAAGTACATCGTCCCGCACTTAGCCAGAGCATGCGTCAACTACCTTGAGGTGAAGTTGACGGCAAAAAACGCCTGCCTACTTCTCAGTCAATCGCGTCTGTTCGAGGAGCCCGAGCTGATGCAACGTTGCTGGGAAGTGATCGACGCCCAGGCCGAGATGGCGGTTAAGTCCGAGGACTTTGTGGACATTGATCTCAAGACCTTTGAGTCGATTCTCTCGCGAGAGACACTCAACTGCAAGGAGATCCACTTGTTCGAGGCGGCCCTTAACTGGGCCATGAACGCCTGCGAGAAGATGAGCATTGACGACACGCCACAGAACAAACGCAGGCTGCTGGGACAAGCGCTGCACCTCATCCGCATTCCCACAATGTCGCTGGAGGAGTTCGCCAACGGTGTGGCCCAGACAGGCATTCTTTCGTCGCAGGAGACTATCGACATGTTCCTGCACTTCACCGCCAAGATGAAGCCCTCTCTGGGCTTTCCCACACGCTCCAGGGCGGGATTAAAGACTCAGGTCTGCCACCGCTTCCAGTCGTGCGCTTATCGCTCAAACCAGTGGCGCTACCGCGGACGCTGTGATTCAATTCAGTTCTCGGTGGATCGAAG AATTTTCATTGTGGGTTTTGGACTGTACGGCTCGTCGACTGGCGCTGCCAACTATAACGTAAAGATCGAACTTAAACGCCTGGGCCGCACCCTTGCAGAGAACGACACAAAGTTCTTCTCGGACGGATCAAGCAACACGTTCCACGTGTTCTTCGAGAACCCCATCCAGATCGAGCCAGAGTGCTATTACACCGCCTCCGTAATCCTAGATGGAAACGAGCTTAGCTTCTTTGGCCAGGAGGGCATGTCCGAGGTGCTAATGGGCAATGTAACTTTCCAGTTTCAATGCTCGTCCGAGAGCACCAACGGCACTGGAGTTCAGGGTGGCCAAATCCCAGAGTTAATCTTCTACGGACCCACCACAGTGACCGCAATGAGCTCGCCCACTAATTCACTGTGTCCCACGCCAATTGGTGGTGGTTCCTCTAATGCAGGAGCGACTTCAACTGCAGCAGTGGGAACAGTGGTTCCAAATGGCAGCAATGGATCTGGCAATAACGCCAACAGTTCTGGGGAGGATGGCGACGGAAGCACCTGA
- the LOC120452758 gene encoding protein CREG1 isoform X1 yields the protein MQSCHSLLLALILALLSLSPSSGYSQSRDERIIREYNREQELNHAKIARDLVHRANWAAVGSLSTNERVKGYPMVNIISIDDSDANNRSTGRIRFLLTDLDFTGPDWQADNKVTLMFSDEQTLRCKDGGKDPMEPTCARSMISGQVKKMDPSDRSYQPSLDAYVKRHPAAINWVKAHNFYLCELEISNIFVLDFYGGPHKVSASDYYAVSN from the exons ATGCAATCCTGCCATTCCCTACTATTGGCCCTCATTTTGGCCCTCCTGAGCTTGAGCCCCTCATCTGGTTACTCCCAAAGCAGAGATGAACGTATTATTAGAGAATATAATCGAGAACAGGAGCTAAATCACGCCAAGATCGCCAGGGATTTGGTCCATCGCGCCAATTGGGCGGCTGTGGGAAGTCTCTCCACCAACGAACGGGTGAAGGGGTATCCCATGGTCAACATTATCTCCATAGATGACAGCGATGCTAACAACAGGTCCACTGGACGGATTCGATTCCTGCTAACCGATTTGGACTTCACTGGTCCCGACTGGCAGGCGGACAACAAGGTCACACTCATGTTCAGTGATGAGCAGACCCTCAGGTGCAAGGATGGCGGAAAGGATCCCATGGAGCCTACATGTGCCCGCTCCATGATCAGTGGACAGGTCAAGAAG ATGGATCCCAGCGACAGAAGCTATCAGCCATCGTTGGATGCCTATGTGAAACGTCATCCAGCTGCCATCAATTGGGTAAAAG CCCACAATTTCTACCTTTGCGAACTGGAAATCAGCAATATCTTTGTTCTGGACTTCTATGGAGGTCCTCACAAAGTAAGCGCCTCTGACTATTACGCTGTTTCGAATTGA